One window from the genome of Helicoverpa armigera isolate CAAS_96S chromosome 4, ASM3070526v1, whole genome shotgun sequence encodes:
- the LOC135116854 gene encoding cuticle protein 8-like, whose translation MRMFLVLACVSAAVAVAVPVEYGGYYGHAPVAVHAAPVVHAAPVIHAAPVVHAAPLVHAVQAEPISYPKYAFNYGVKDPHTGDIKSQQEERDGDVVKGSYSLVEPDGSTRTVAYSADDHTGFNAVVHKSGHAVHPQQVAVAHAAPIHYAAAPIAVASYGHGYGH comes from the exons ATGCGG ATGTTTTTGGTGCTAGCATGCGTAAGCGCAGCGGTGGCGGTGGCTGTACCAGTTGAGTACGGCGGGTACTACGGGCATGCGCCGGTCGCGGTACACGCCGCCCCGGTGGTACATGCCGCCCCTGTGATCCATGCAGCGCCAGTGGTACACGCTGCCCCATTGGTACATGCTGTGCAAGCTGAGCCTATT TCTTATCCAAAGTACGCGTTCAACTACGGAGTGAAGGACCCGCACACCGGTGATATAAAGTCACAGCAAGAAGAGCGTGACGGAGACGTCGTTAAAG GAAGCTACTCACTAGTGGAGCCCGACGGTTCTACTCGAACGGTTGCGTACTCCGCTGACGACCACACCGGTTTCAACGCCGTCGTGCACAAGTCCGGACACGCTGTCCATCCG cAACAAGTGGCAGTAGCACATGCGGCTCCTATCCACTACGCGGCTGCACCCATCGCAGTGGCTTCCTACGGCCATGGCTACGGCCACTAG
- the LOC110374851 gene encoding band 7 protein AGAP004871 isoform X4: MAQTNPEAVGCIERFATFLSFLLVIITFPFSLFECFKVVQEFERAVIFRLGRVRKGGARGPGLFFVLPCIDTYRKVDLRTVSFDVPPQEVLTRDSVTVAVDAVVYYRIKEPLNAVVRVADYSASTRLLAATTLRNVLGMRDLAQLLSDREAISHMMQASLDEATEPWGVEVERVEIKDVRLPVQLQRAMAAEAEADREARAKIIAAEGEIKASKALKEASLVMIDNPMALQLRYLQSLSSISAEKNSTIIFPFPMDFLKTFMGGPGPSSQHQVNL, translated from the exons ATGGCTCAAA CGAATCCAGAGGCGGTGGGATGTATAGAGCGATTTGCAACATTCCTATCGTTCCTGCTCGTGATCATCACCTTTCCATTTTCGCTCTTCGAATGTTTCAAG GTCGTACAAGAATTTGAACGAGCCGTCATATTCCGTCTCGGTCGAGTAAGGAAGGGAGGTGCGAGAGGCCCAGGGTTATTCTTCGTACTTCCCTGCATCGATACATATAGAAAAGTGGACTTGCGAACTGTCTCCTTTGACGTCCCTCCTCAAGAG GTGTTAACGAGAGATTCAGTGACAGTCGCCGTGGATGCTGTGGTCTACTACCGCATCAAGGAACCTTTGAATGCTGTAGTCCGTGTTGCAGATTACAG TGCATCAACGCGTCTTCTAGCAGCAACAACGCTGCGAAATGTTCTGGGCATGCGCGATTTGGCACAGCTGCTGTCGGACAGAGAAGCGATAAGTCACATGATGCAAGCCAGCCTCGATGAAGCGACTGAACCTTGGGGAGTTGAAGTGGAGAGGGTCGAAAT AAAGGACGTGAGGCTGCCCGTGCAGCTGCAAAGGGCGATGGCTGCAGAAGCAGAAGCTGATCGAGAAGCCAGAGCCAAGATTATTGCGGCAGAGGGAGAAATTAAAGCGTCTAAAGCTTTAAAGGAGGCCTCCCTTGTTATGATAGACAACCCTATGGCATTACAG TTGCGGTACCTCCAGTCGCTTAGCTCGATATCGGCTGAAAAGAACTCCACAATCATCTTTCCGTTCCCAATGGACTTCCTAAAAACATTCATGGGTGGACCCGGCCCGAGCTCTCAGCACCAAGTCAACTTATAA
- the LOC110374851 gene encoding band 7 protein AGAP004871 isoform X1 produces MHLTFCDLTYHMDFGCYDKDSGEVECYLEIHCDTGTSCAITIQMPNPEAVGCIERFATFLSFLLVIITFPFSLFECFKVVQEFERAVIFRLGRVRKGGARGPGLFFVLPCIDTYRKVDLRTVSFDVPPQEVLTRDSVTVAVDAVVYYRIKEPLNAVVRVADYSASTRLLAATTLRNVLGMRDLAQLLSDREAISHMMQASLDEATEPWGVEVERVEIKDVRLPVQLQRAMAAEAEADREARAKIIAAEGEIKASKALKEASLVMIDNPMALQLRYLQSLSSISAEKNSTIIFPFPMDFLKTFMGGPGPSSQHQVNL; encoded by the exons ATGCATTTAACATTTTGCGATCTCACGTACCACATGGATTTCGGTTGCTACGACAAGGATTCGGGGGAAGTGGAGTGCTACCTCGAAATAC atTGCGATACGGGTACTTCTTGCGCTATCACGATACAAATGC CGAATCCAGAGGCGGTGGGATGTATAGAGCGATTTGCAACATTCCTATCGTTCCTGCTCGTGATCATCACCTTTCCATTTTCGCTCTTCGAATGTTTCAAG GTCGTACAAGAATTTGAACGAGCCGTCATATTCCGTCTCGGTCGAGTAAGGAAGGGAGGTGCGAGAGGCCCAGGGTTATTCTTCGTACTTCCCTGCATCGATACATATAGAAAAGTGGACTTGCGAACTGTCTCCTTTGACGTCCCTCCTCAAGAG GTGTTAACGAGAGATTCAGTGACAGTCGCCGTGGATGCTGTGGTCTACTACCGCATCAAGGAACCTTTGAATGCTGTAGTCCGTGTTGCAGATTACAG TGCATCAACGCGTCTTCTAGCAGCAACAACGCTGCGAAATGTTCTGGGCATGCGCGATTTGGCACAGCTGCTGTCGGACAGAGAAGCGATAAGTCACATGATGCAAGCCAGCCTCGATGAAGCGACTGAACCTTGGGGAGTTGAAGTGGAGAGGGTCGAAAT AAAGGACGTGAGGCTGCCCGTGCAGCTGCAAAGGGCGATGGCTGCAGAAGCAGAAGCTGATCGAGAAGCCAGAGCCAAGATTATTGCGGCAGAGGGAGAAATTAAAGCGTCTAAAGCTTTAAAGGAGGCCTCCCTTGTTATGATAGACAACCCTATGGCATTACAG TTGCGGTACCTCCAGTCGCTTAGCTCGATATCGGCTGAAAAGAACTCCACAATCATCTTTCCGTTCCCAATGGACTTCCTAAAAACATTCATGGGTGGACCCGGCCCGAGCTCTCAGCACCAAGTCAACTTATAA
- the LOC110374851 gene encoding band 7 protein AGAP004871 isoform X3, giving the protein MHLTFCDLTYHMDFGCYDKDSGEVECYLEIPNPEAVGCIERFATFLSFLLVIITFPFSLFECFKVVQEFERAVIFRLGRVRKGGARGPGLFFVLPCIDTYRKVDLRTVSFDVPPQEVLTRDSVTVAVDAVVYYRIKEPLNAVVRVADYSASTRLLAATTLRNVLGMRDLAQLLSDREAISHMMQASLDEATEPWGVEVERVEIKDVRLPVQLQRAMAAEAEADREARAKIIAAEGEIKASKALKEASLVMIDNPMALQLRYLQSLSSISAEKNSTIIFPFPMDFLKTFMGGPGPSSQHQVNL; this is encoded by the exons ATGCATTTAACATTTTGCGATCTCACGTACCACATGGATTTCGGTTGCTACGACAAGGATTCGGGGGAAGTGGAGTGCTACCTCGAAATAC CGAATCCAGAGGCGGTGGGATGTATAGAGCGATTTGCAACATTCCTATCGTTCCTGCTCGTGATCATCACCTTTCCATTTTCGCTCTTCGAATGTTTCAAG GTCGTACAAGAATTTGAACGAGCCGTCATATTCCGTCTCGGTCGAGTAAGGAAGGGAGGTGCGAGAGGCCCAGGGTTATTCTTCGTACTTCCCTGCATCGATACATATAGAAAAGTGGACTTGCGAACTGTCTCCTTTGACGTCCCTCCTCAAGAG GTGTTAACGAGAGATTCAGTGACAGTCGCCGTGGATGCTGTGGTCTACTACCGCATCAAGGAACCTTTGAATGCTGTAGTCCGTGTTGCAGATTACAG TGCATCAACGCGTCTTCTAGCAGCAACAACGCTGCGAAATGTTCTGGGCATGCGCGATTTGGCACAGCTGCTGTCGGACAGAGAAGCGATAAGTCACATGATGCAAGCCAGCCTCGATGAAGCGACTGAACCTTGGGGAGTTGAAGTGGAGAGGGTCGAAAT AAAGGACGTGAGGCTGCCCGTGCAGCTGCAAAGGGCGATGGCTGCAGAAGCAGAAGCTGATCGAGAAGCCAGAGCCAAGATTATTGCGGCAGAGGGAGAAATTAAAGCGTCTAAAGCTTTAAAGGAGGCCTCCCTTGTTATGATAGACAACCCTATGGCATTACAG TTGCGGTACCTCCAGTCGCTTAGCTCGATATCGGCTGAAAAGAACTCCACAATCATCTTTCCGTTCCCAATGGACTTCCTAAAAACATTCATGGGTGGACCCGGCCCGAGCTCTCAGCACCAAGTCAACTTATAA
- the LOC110374851 gene encoding band 7 protein AGAP004871 isoform X2 → MRTELRTISTRRDNVPSHCDTGTSCAITIQMPNPEAVGCIERFATFLSFLLVIITFPFSLFECFKVVQEFERAVIFRLGRVRKGGARGPGLFFVLPCIDTYRKVDLRTVSFDVPPQEVLTRDSVTVAVDAVVYYRIKEPLNAVVRVADYSASTRLLAATTLRNVLGMRDLAQLLSDREAISHMMQASLDEATEPWGVEVERVEIKDVRLPVQLQRAMAAEAEADREARAKIIAAEGEIKASKALKEASLVMIDNPMALQLRYLQSLSSISAEKNSTIIFPFPMDFLKTFMGGPGPSSQHQVNL, encoded by the exons ATGCGCACGGAGCTAAGAACGATAAGCACTAGGCGTGACAACGTGCCCAGTC atTGCGATACGGGTACTTCTTGCGCTATCACGATACAAATGC CGAATCCAGAGGCGGTGGGATGTATAGAGCGATTTGCAACATTCCTATCGTTCCTGCTCGTGATCATCACCTTTCCATTTTCGCTCTTCGAATGTTTCAAG GTCGTACAAGAATTTGAACGAGCCGTCATATTCCGTCTCGGTCGAGTAAGGAAGGGAGGTGCGAGAGGCCCAGGGTTATTCTTCGTACTTCCCTGCATCGATACATATAGAAAAGTGGACTTGCGAACTGTCTCCTTTGACGTCCCTCCTCAAGAG GTGTTAACGAGAGATTCAGTGACAGTCGCCGTGGATGCTGTGGTCTACTACCGCATCAAGGAACCTTTGAATGCTGTAGTCCGTGTTGCAGATTACAG TGCATCAACGCGTCTTCTAGCAGCAACAACGCTGCGAAATGTTCTGGGCATGCGCGATTTGGCACAGCTGCTGTCGGACAGAGAAGCGATAAGTCACATGATGCAAGCCAGCCTCGATGAAGCGACTGAACCTTGGGGAGTTGAAGTGGAGAGGGTCGAAAT AAAGGACGTGAGGCTGCCCGTGCAGCTGCAAAGGGCGATGGCTGCAGAAGCAGAAGCTGATCGAGAAGCCAGAGCCAAGATTATTGCGGCAGAGGGAGAAATTAAAGCGTCTAAAGCTTTAAAGGAGGCCTCCCTTGTTATGATAGACAACCCTATGGCATTACAG TTGCGGTACCTCCAGTCGCTTAGCTCGATATCGGCTGAAAAGAACTCCACAATCATCTTTCCGTTCCCAATGGACTTCCTAAAAACATTCATGGGTGGACCCGGCCCGAGCTCTCAGCACCAAGTCAACTTATAA
- the LOC110374835 gene encoding stomatin isoform X2 has product MEQRAKTDTTNTRYYKESRKEKVFRILAIIGIILFPLILLICFRVVKQYKRAIIMRFGRVRKDSPAGPGIIWVIPCTDSIHMVDLRTQSFNLPPQEVLTKDSVTVTVDAVVYFHIDKPLHCLLNIQSNKYANELITIATIRNILGQHSLYTLLTSRETISQKSRAEIDKTTQLWGVKIERVEIKDVFLPFELQKAMAAEAEGTRIAKAKVIEAAGEIKAAENLKEASLIMMENPHIMLLRYLQTLNYIAADQSTTVLFPFPIELPGARPQCHKCN; this is encoded by the exons ATGGAACAAAGAGCAAAAACAGATACTACAAATACAA gATATTACAAAGAATCACGTAAAGAAAAAGTATTTCGGATATTGGCTATTAtaggaataatattatttccacTTATTTTGCTGATCTGCTTTCGG GTggtaaaacaatacaaaagggCGATAATCATGCGGTTCGGGCGAGTTCGAAAAGACTCACCAGCTGGACCGGGAATAATATGGGTGATACCGTGCACTGACAGTATTCATATGGTGGATCTCAGGACTCAGTCCTTTAACTTACCACCTCAAGAA GTTCTCACAAAAGACTCAGTGACGGTCACTGTAGATGCAGTCGTGTACTTCCACATAGACAAACCACTTCATTGCCTCTTGAACATCCAATCAAACAA GTATGCAAACGAACTGATAACAATAGCGACTATCAGGAATATACTTGGCCAGCACTCGTTATACACTCTACTAACGAGTCGAGAAACAATAAGTCAGAAGTCCAGAGCTGAAATAGATAAGACCACTCAATTGTGGGGCGTTAAAATAGAGCGAGttgaaat CAAAGACGTATTCCTGCCATTTGAGCTACAAAAAGCAATGGCGGCTGAAGCTGAGGGTACTCGCATAGCTAAAGCCAAAGTTATCGAAGCGGCAGGTGAAATAAAAGCAGCAGAAAATCTTAAAGAAGCTTCTCTCATAATGATGGAGAATCCACATATTATGCTG CTAAGATACCTGCAAACTTTGAATTATATTGCTGCAGACCAGTCTACAACTGTACTGTTTCCATTCCCTATAGAACTTCCAGGAGCACGTCca caaTGCCATAAATGCAACTAA
- the LOC110374835 gene encoding band 7 protein AGAP004871 isoform X1, producing MSYTKSSTKIQDDGISMAAKSTDMDLERASKVMSHGFNLNQVAGSNDQNKCIESCLVFLSLLLVIITFPFSLFTIYVVVRQFERAIILRNGKLRKNKAYGPGLVYVLPCVDTVKYTDLRIISYAVPPQEALTKDALTIAVDAVVFYKINDPVWAVVNVADYKIATQFLAATTLRNALGTRKLAEILVDRPAVSYQVFENMKTLTLNWGVEIVRFELKDISLPLQLQKAMATEAESSRLANAKIIVANAEIESTKNLQKATKLLMDNPYCMQLRYLQALQMIAGDKTHTVVLPFSKDTIKSLLR from the exons atgtcctaTACAAAAAGCAGCACAAAAATACAAGATGATGGCATCTCAATGGCAGCCAAAAGTACAGATATGGATTTAGAAAGAGCATCAAAAGTGATGTCACATGGCTTCAATTTAAATCAAGTTGCTGGTTCAAATG ATCAAAATAAGTGCATAGAATCATGCCTCGTGTTCCTATCTTTGCTTCTAGTTATAATAACGTTTCCATTTTCTTTGTTTACCATTTATGTG GTAGTTAGACAGTTCGAACGAGCAATCATTTTGCGTAATGGAAAATTACGAAAGAACAAAGCGTATGGACCTGGTCTCGTCTACGTGCTACCATGTGTCGATACCGTCAAGTATACCGACCTCCGAATCATTAGTTATGCCGTCCCGCCACAAGAG GCTTTGACGAAAGATGCTCTAACTATTGCTGTGGATGCAGTTGTCTTCTACAAAATAAACGATCCGGTTTGGGCTGTTGTTAACGTTGCTGattataa GATAGCTACTCAATTTTTAGCAGCAACTACACTCCGCAATGCTCTCGGGACTCGAAAACTAGCTGAAATCCTCGTCGACCGTCCCGCAGTGAGCTATCAGGTGTTCGAAAATATGAAGACGCTCACCCTTAACTGGGGGGTTGAGATCGTGAGATTTGAATT AAAGGACATAAGTCTGCCTCTGCAGCTGCAAAAAGCAATGGCTACAGAAGCCGAGTCATCAAGGTTGGCGAACGCTAAAATTATCGTAGCCAACGCTGAAATAGAATCTACCAAGAACCTTCAAAAGGCTACTAAATTGCTCATGGATAATCCTTATTGCATGCAG cTAAGATATTTGCAAGCACTTCAAATGATTGCCGGAGATAAAACCCATACCGTAGTGCTACCGTTCTCGAAAGACACGATCAAATCATTATTGAGATGA
- the LOC135116730 gene encoding cuticle protein 8-like — MAFVFKFLTPVMLATVVLSGKAPGGYSYSRFSGPVSGQIVEVQVPAAEGIPAQQHADYGYDHQTGQIHPDTAKYAHLKTVDYVAKPDYAYSYGVEDPHTGNLQNHKEHRDGDVVQGEYSLVEPDGSIRLVRYTADPKNGFQATVHKKAGGQPQKLVHYGHAKQEREDDSGEY, encoded by the exons TTCCTCACACCGGTAATGTTAGCAACAGTGGTGCTCTCAGGCAAAGCTCCTGGTGGCTACTCGTATAGTCGCTTCAGTGGGCCAGTCAGCGGTCAAATCGTGGAGGTACAGGTACCAGCTGCTGAAGGTATCCCGGCTCAACAACACGCAGACTACGGTTACGATCACCAAACTGGTCAAATTCATCCGGACACTGCTAAATACGCTCATTTGAAGACTGTTGATTACGTG GCCAAACCTGACTACGCTTACTCATATGGCGTAGAAGACCCCCACACCGGCAACCTTCAGAACCACAAGGAACATCGCGATGGTGATGTTGTCCAGGGAGAGTATTCGCTTGTCGAACCTGATGGCTCCATCCGTCTTGTAAGATACACTGCCGACCCCAAAAATGGTTTCCag GCCACCGTCCACAAAAAAGCAGGAGGTCAACCACAGAAGCTTGTCCATTACGGCCATGCAAAACAAGAACGAGAAGACGACTCCGGAGAGTACTAG